In Gouania willdenowi chromosome 15, fGouWil2.1, whole genome shotgun sequence, one DNA window encodes the following:
- the slc22a15 gene encoding solute carrier family 22 member 15 isoform X2 has protein sequence MDVDEALRSVGEFGPYQRRSVSVLVLTQVYMACQSMLIVLIGSTSSSSSSSVSDQDEGSQQDSIVTEWLLVHQQSYKVSLAGSLFFVGLLLGNVVFGPLSDRVGRRPVYLTGLFLEVIFGYVTAFSPSYEVFAGSRLLVGLMNGGIGLVCFVLTQEYVGKSYWAMTGTLTSMTFAVGIALFGALGYFIRPWRSLALVSNSTGVLCFLLSVTLPESPRWLYSQGQTERAEEVLRFMAQRNGSVVSNLRLHRVGVAKAGNHSNQRAGILQLMVHPILRLRTIVLMYCCSLVYYGLTLGAGDSSGSRYVNVALYGLVELPAFPLCMFFINRPWAGRRKSMAAFLCLAGSACLCTIFIPENSSGSLALLGKLMVSAAFNIVYVYTSELYPTVIRNAGLGVCCMSCRVGGILAPFIPFMRSVSSSLPFIVFCLSGFSAGFLGLLLPETLHKPSVDTLDQLSPSLSRVLQTQPLLYEDDQSNLK, from the exons ATGGACGTGGACGAGGCTCTACGCTCTGTGGGAGAGTTCGGTCCGTACCAGAGGCGCTCGGTGTCGGTTCTGGTTCTGACTCAG GTGTACATGGCGTGTCAGTCCATGCTCATCGTTCTGATCGGGTCcacgtcatcatcatcatcatcatcggtGTCGGATCAGGACGAAGGATCCCAGCAGGACTCTATAGTGACGGAG TGGCTGCTGGTCCATCAGCAGAGCTACAAGGTGAGCCTGGCCGGGTCGCTCTTCTTCGTTGGTTTGCTGCTGGGCAACGTGGTGTTTGGACCTCTGTCGGACCGCGTCGGCAGGAGACCCGTCTACCTGACAG GTTTGTTCTTGGAGGTGATCTTCGGCTACGTGACGGCGTTTTCCCCCAGCTACGAGGTGTTTGCAGGTTCTCGTCTCCTGGTGGGGCTGATGAACGGAGGCATCGGACTGGTCTGCTTTGTGCTGACGCAGGAATACGTGGGAAAGTCTTACTGGGCCATGACGG GGACGTTGACCAGCATGACGTTTGCTGTGGGCATCGCTCTTTTTGGAGCGTTGGGTTATTTCATCCGTCCATGGAGGAGTCTGGCACTCGTCTCTAACTCCACCGGGGTTCTCTGCTTCCTGTTGTCTGT AACTCTCCCAGAGTCTCCTCGCTGGCTTTACTCCCAGGGTCAGACCGAGCGAGCCGAGGAG GTCCTCCGTTTCATGGCTCAGAGGAACGGCAGCGTTGTCTCTAACCTCAGACTGCACAGAGTGGGGGTGGCTAAGGCTGGTAACCACAGCAACCAGAGAGCCGGCATCCTCCAGCTGATGGTTCACCCCATCCTCCGCCTGAGGACCATAGTCCTCAT gtactGCTGCAGCCTGGTGTACTACGGTCTAACTCTAGGAGCTGGGGACTCATCAGGGAGTCGTTACGTGAACGTGGCTCTGTACGGGCTGGTGGAGCTTCCTGCGTTTCCTCTCTGTATGTTCTTCATCAACAGACCGTG GGCTGGGAGGAGGAAGAGCATGGCGGCCTTCCTGTGTCTGGCCGGCTCCGCCTGCCTTTGCACCATTTTCATTCCTGAGAACTCTTCAG GTTCTCTGGCTCTGCTGGGTAAACTGATGGTGAGCGCTGCCTTCAACATCGTCTACGTCTACACCTCAGAGCTGTACCCGACGGTCATAAG GAACGCTGGGTTGGGAGTTTGCTGCATGTCCTGCAGAGTGGGAGGAATTCTGGCTCCGTTCATTCCCTTCATG cgcTCCGTCAGCTCCTCGCTGCCCTTCATAGTTTTCTGCCTCAGTGGATTCTCTGCAGGATTCCTTGGACTTCTTCTTCCTGAAACTCTTCACAAACCTTCAGTGGATACTTTGGATCAGCTCAGTCCGTCTCTGAGCCGCGTGCTGCAGACGCAG CCTCTGTTGTACGAAGACGATCAGTCCAACCTAAAGTGA
- the slc22a15 gene encoding solute carrier family 22 member 15 isoform X1: MDVDEALRSVGEFGPYQRRSVSVLVLTQVYMACQSMLIVLIGSTSSSSSSSVSDQDEGSQQDSIVTEWLLVHQQSYKVSLAGSLFFVGLLLGNVVFGPLSDRVGRRPVYLTGLFLEVIFGYVTAFSPSYEVFAGSRLLVGLMNGGIGLVCFVLTQEYVGKSYWAMTGTLTSMTFAVGIALFGALGYFIRPWRSLALVSNSTGVLCFLLSVTLPESPRWLYSQGQTERAEEVLRFMAQRNGSVVSNLRLHRVGVAKAGNHSNQRAGILQLMVHPILRLRTIVLMYVWYCCSLVYYGLTLGAGDSSGSRYVNVALYGLVELPAFPLCMFFINRPWAGRRKSMAAFLCLAGSACLCTIFIPENSSGSLALLGKLMVSAAFNIVYVYTSELYPTVIRNAGLGVCCMSCRVGGILAPFIPFMRSVSSSLPFIVFCLSGFSAGFLGLLLPETLHKPSVDTLDQLSPSLSRVLQTQPLLYEDDQSNLK; encoded by the exons ATGGACGTGGACGAGGCTCTACGCTCTGTGGGAGAGTTCGGTCCGTACCAGAGGCGCTCGGTGTCGGTTCTGGTTCTGACTCAG GTGTACATGGCGTGTCAGTCCATGCTCATCGTTCTGATCGGGTCcacgtcatcatcatcatcatcatcggtGTCGGATCAGGACGAAGGATCCCAGCAGGACTCTATAGTGACGGAG TGGCTGCTGGTCCATCAGCAGAGCTACAAGGTGAGCCTGGCCGGGTCGCTCTTCTTCGTTGGTTTGCTGCTGGGCAACGTGGTGTTTGGACCTCTGTCGGACCGCGTCGGCAGGAGACCCGTCTACCTGACAG GTTTGTTCTTGGAGGTGATCTTCGGCTACGTGACGGCGTTTTCCCCCAGCTACGAGGTGTTTGCAGGTTCTCGTCTCCTGGTGGGGCTGATGAACGGAGGCATCGGACTGGTCTGCTTTGTGCTGACGCAGGAATACGTGGGAAAGTCTTACTGGGCCATGACGG GGACGTTGACCAGCATGACGTTTGCTGTGGGCATCGCTCTTTTTGGAGCGTTGGGTTATTTCATCCGTCCATGGAGGAGTCTGGCACTCGTCTCTAACTCCACCGGGGTTCTCTGCTTCCTGTTGTCTGT AACTCTCCCAGAGTCTCCTCGCTGGCTTTACTCCCAGGGTCAGACCGAGCGAGCCGAGGAG GTCCTCCGTTTCATGGCTCAGAGGAACGGCAGCGTTGTCTCTAACCTCAGACTGCACAGAGTGGGGGTGGCTAAGGCTGGTAACCACAGCAACCAGAGAGCCGGCATCCTCCAGCTGATGGTTCACCCCATCCTCCGCCTGAGGACCATAGTCCTCATGTACGTGTG gtactGCTGCAGCCTGGTGTACTACGGTCTAACTCTAGGAGCTGGGGACTCATCAGGGAGTCGTTACGTGAACGTGGCTCTGTACGGGCTGGTGGAGCTTCCTGCGTTTCCTCTCTGTATGTTCTTCATCAACAGACCGTG GGCTGGGAGGAGGAAGAGCATGGCGGCCTTCCTGTGTCTGGCCGGCTCCGCCTGCCTTTGCACCATTTTCATTCCTGAGAACTCTTCAG GTTCTCTGGCTCTGCTGGGTAAACTGATGGTGAGCGCTGCCTTCAACATCGTCTACGTCTACACCTCAGAGCTGTACCCGACGGTCATAAG GAACGCTGGGTTGGGAGTTTGCTGCATGTCCTGCAGAGTGGGAGGAATTCTGGCTCCGTTCATTCCCTTCATG cgcTCCGTCAGCTCCTCGCTGCCCTTCATAGTTTTCTGCCTCAGTGGATTCTCTGCAGGATTCCTTGGACTTCTTCTTCCTGAAACTCTTCACAAACCTTCAGTGGATACTTTGGATCAGCTCAGTCCGTCTCTGAGCCGCGTGCTGCAGACGCAG CCTCTGTTGTACGAAGACGATCAGTCCAACCTAAAGTGA
- the LOC114476700 gene encoding uncharacterized protein LOC114476700 → MAAQWSRSPEVTSLPRHFHAEEEEAEVDGRRKRRKGGSLRLSVVFLHRQSSVMEALQWFSSFLVLLLVVLRSALSQNKPAYFKDGGELVLRPAAVSEPISSVEWQFKSSTGVYQVAQWVKDKLPLDYYVRFKDRAKLSLTTGELRLRGMKSSDEGTFMVEINNLQQSVKFDAKLMKVLDRPEILVRPLSCSAESKDCMLTCSVDRHQAEPVTYSWSLDDGQWKEGPKDRLIINQLNTDATANAKSYRCRVKNDVSQQDSEPHPDPFSKTAPEPDNTGAVVGGVVGGVGVIILLALVVIGLLYRFKRELFNRYFSFLPCGKENPEPQPTNEDAANPEEMKTLNRDTV, encoded by the exons ATGGCGGCGCAGTGGAGTCGTTCACCGGAAGTCACGTCCCTTCCGCGCCATTTCcacgcagaagaagaagaagcagaagttGACGGTAGAAGGAAGAGAAGGAAGGGCGGTTCCCTTCGGTTATCGGTAGTTTTCCTTCACCGTCAGTCCTCGGTCATGGAGGCCTTGCAGTGGTTCTCGTCCTTCCTGGTTCTGTTGCTGGTCGTCTTGAGGTCCGCACTGAGCCAAAATAAACCCGCATACTTTAAGGACGGAGGAGAGCTGGTGCTGCGGCCTGCGGCAGTTTCAGAGCCCATTAGCAGCGTGGAGTGGCAGTTTAAGTCATCGACCGGTGTTTATCAGGTGGCTCAGTGGGTGAAGGACAAGTTACCTCTGGATTACTACGTCCGGTTTAAGGACAGAGCCAAACTGAGCCTGACTACAG GTGAGCTGCGTCTCAGGGGGATGAAGAGCAGTGATGAAGGCACGTTCATGGTGGAAATCAACAACTTGCAGCAAAGTGTGAAGTTTGATGCTAAGCTAATGAAGGTGCTGGATCGTCCTGAGATCCTGGTCAGACCTCTGTCCTGTAGCGCTGAGAGCAAAGACTGCATGCTCACCTGTTCAGTAGACAGACACCAAGCAGAACCTGTCACCTACTCCTGGAGCCTGGACGACGGTCAATGGAAGGAGGGGCCCAAAGATCGACTCATCATCAACCAGTTGAACACTGATGCTACTGCTAACGCTAAGAGCTACAGATGCAGAGTGAAGAACGACGTGAGCCAGCAGGACAGTGAACCCCACCCAGACCCGTTCTCCAAGACCGCACCTGAGCCTGATAACACTGGGGCGGTGGTGGGGGGCGTGGTCGGTGGGGTCGGTGTGATAATACTTCTAGCGTTAGTGGTCATTGGGTTACTTTATCGTTTCAAACGTGAACTATTCAATCGGTATTTTTCTTTCCTGCCCTGTGGTAAAGAAAACCCTGAACCCCAACCGACCAATGAGGACGCTGCTAACCCAGAAGAGATGAAAACTCTGAACAGAGATACAGTATGA